One region of Bacteroidota bacterium genomic DNA includes:
- a CDS encoding DUF4256 domain-containing protein: MKKKAISVAHFVDLLEVLKLRFDKNMNRHKGLSWANIHAKLEANVEKLWSLNEMEISGGEPDVVDYVKQTNEYIFMDCSAESPKGRRSICYDHEALNARKEHKPGNSAINMAAEMGIEVLTEEQYKQLQQLGKFDLKTSSWVQTPAAIRKLGGAIFCDCRYNHVFTYHNGAESYYAARGFRGMLKV, from the coding sequence ATGAAAAAGAAAGCTATTTCCGTGGCACATTTCGTTGATTTATTGGAAGTTTTGAAGCTTCGCTTCGATAAAAACATGAATAGACATAAAGGGCTTTCATGGGCGAATATCCACGCAAAATTGGAGGCTAATGTAGAGAAGTTGTGGTCGTTGAATGAAATGGAAATCAGCGGTGGAGAACCCGACGTGGTAGATTATGTTAAACAGACCAACGAGTACATTTTTATGGATTGCTCGGCCGAAAGTCCCAAGGGACGTAGAAGTATTTGCTACGATCATGAAGCGTTAAACGCACGTAAGGAGCACAAGCCCGGCAACAGTGCTATAAACATGGCCGCCGAAATGGGTATAGAAGTACTTACCGAAGAACAATACAAACAATTGCAGCAGTTGGGCAAGTTTGATTTAAAAACATCCAGCTGGGTACAAACTCCGGCTGCAATCCGTAAACTTGGCGGAGCAATTTTTTGCGATTGCAGATACAACCATGTTTTTACGTATCACAACGGTGCCGAATCGTATTACGCAGCCCGTGGATTTCGTGGAATGCTAAAAGTGTAA
- a CDS encoding S8 family serine peptidase gives MKTTQKAFLLLLSVFSATLAIAQPKRVTDSLSLKVNRVSPLHNDYTTYGFQQAVTGKGVIVGIVDVGFQLNHPAFLDKMGTKNRVVRFWDQTISLGTPPQGYSYGTLYTDVTKIDYKNYDGTHGTHVAGIAAGSGYGTPNYNQAGNAPDAELVFVQIKYSNDTIPSGARGDYLVANPAIIDAFEYIFKYADSVGKPAVINLSWGMHTGPHDGTSLFDQAVDGLIGKGKVIVGAAGNERGRNMHFGHTFTGDTVSAWIGEAIKRDATYESIYADFWANAGSEFSIQLNLFDTLGNLLGYLPFVSSSSNSYSEAMFTNGTDTLSAIFECIAASPLNGKSNILVKAYNNHPNTNYVVARFTSANAVLHGWNSGGVDRWTSGEFDSMVRGYQPFSNMKMGDNDYIVGENGGTAKGIISVGAYATSFIWTDAWANIHSTYALPGYLANFSSQGPTVDGRIKPDVVAPGIMISSALNRYAFDTTSSTYISIIGNDTNYYGGMGGTSMAAPQVAGIVALMLQINPSLTNEQIRTILHNTAASDTATGTTPNNVYGWGKVDALSALQAVKGTTSTGKVLASNGVLVYPNPTKNKFYIDFKNTDNQIVNCEITTIEGRKIFEKRTTDTQLQIDAEGWATGVYLLKIESLQGTTTLKICKN, from the coding sequence ATGAAAACCACCCAAAAAGCCTTTTTGCTTTTACTGTCCGTTTTTAGCGCAACACTAGCCATTGCCCAGCCAAAACGGGTTACCGATTCGTTATCGCTAAAAGTTAATAGGGTTTCGCCCCTGCACAACGATTATACAACCTACGGTTTTCAGCAGGCGGTTACGGGTAAAGGGGTAATTGTGGGTATTGTTGATGTGGGTTTTCAGCTAAATCATCCCGCGTTTTTAGATAAAATGGGTACTAAAAACCGTGTTGTTCGTTTTTGGGATCAAACAATAAGTTTGGGCACACCGCCACAGGGCTATTCATACGGAACTTTATATACCGATGTTACCAAAATAGATTATAAAAACTACGATGGCACCCACGGCACCCATGTGGCAGGTATTGCGGCTGGTTCTGGTTACGGCACGCCCAACTACAACCAAGCTGGCAATGCTCCCGATGCAGAGTTGGTATTTGTACAGATTAAGTATAGTAACGACACCATCCCTTCAGGAGCAAGGGGAGATTATTTAGTAGCTAACCCTGCTATTATTGATGCTTTTGAATACATTTTTAAGTATGCAGATTCGGTTGGAAAACCTGCGGTGATTAACCTTAGTTGGGGAATGCACACGGGTCCGCACGACGGAACTTCGTTGTTTGACCAAGCTGTTGATGGGTTGATAGGCAAAGGCAAAGTAATTGTGGGTGCAGCCGGTAACGAAAGAGGTCGCAATATGCACTTTGGACATACTTTTACAGGCGATACTGTATCTGCTTGGATAGGTGAAGCCATTAAACGCGATGCAACCTACGAAAGTATTTACGCTGATTTTTGGGCGAATGCCGGCAGCGAGTTTTCAATTCAATTAAACCTGTTTGATACCTTGGGTAACTTATTAGGCTATTTACCCTTTGTGAGCAGCAGTTCTAATAGCTATTCAGAAGCAATGTTTACAAACGGAACCGATACATTGTCAGCAATTTTTGAATGTATCGCTGCATCACCGTTAAACGGAAAATCAAACATACTTGTTAAAGCATACAACAACCACCCTAATACTAATTATGTGGTAGCTCGTTTCACTTCGGCCAATGCAGTTTTACACGGTTGGAATTCAGGAGGGGTTGATAGGTGGACTTCAGGAGAGTTTGATAGTATGGTTAGAGGCTACCAACCATTCTCAAACATGAAAATGGGTGATAATGATTATATAGTAGGTGAAAACGGAGGAACTGCAAAAGGAATTATTAGTGTGGGGGCGTATGCTACCTCGTTTATATGGACGGATGCCTGGGCCAATATTCACTCTACCTATGCCCTGCCCGGTTATTTGGCAAACTTTTCAAGTCAAGGCCCTACTGTAGATGGCCGCATAAAGCCTGATGTGGTTGCACCCGGTATTATGATTTCATCAGCGCTAAACCGCTATGCGTTTGATACCACCAGCAGCACTTACATTAGCATTATTGGCAACGATACTAACTATTACGGTGGTATGGGGGGCACTTCAATGGCCGCACCACAGGTTGCCGGTATTGTAGCACTAATGCTGCAAATAAACCCATCACTTACTAACGAACAAATACGAACCATTTTGCACAATACGGCAGCAAGTGATACCGCCACCGGAACTACCCCTAACAATGTTTACGGCTGGGGCAAAGTAGATGCATTGTCGGCTTTACAAGCGGTGAAAGGGACTACATCAACAGGTAAAGTTTTAGCAAGCAATGGGGTATTGGTGTACCCTAATCCTACAAAAAACAAGTTTTACATTGATTTTAAAAACACTGATAATCAAATAGTTAATTGCGAAATAACAACTATTGAAGGTAGAAAGATTTTTGAAAAGCGTACTACAGATACGCAATTACAAATTGATGCGGAAGGATGGGCTACAGGTGTATATTTGCTGAAAATTGAAAGCCTGCAAGGCACCACTACCCTTAAAATTTGTAAGAATTGA
- the blaOXA gene encoding class D beta-lactamase, giving the protein MKPYCLLFVSALLFAACKPNSGIQNQTPVASKTIDTVIVDSWKKFYDSIGIQGCFVLYSPTDSTVRVFNPERAATRYTPASTFKIFNSLVALETGVIKDTNEIIKWDGEKRGNENWNKDMNLKEAFRVSCVPCYQELARRAGQTRMQHWLDTVGYGNKVTTPNIDDFWLEKGLEISPYEQIAFLERLYNNALPFSSKTMNTVKEVMLVQNVPYTMRAKTGWGLRVENSTGWYVGWVEKDGKPYFFANNIEFSKDNLVHSRIEISLAILRAEGIIK; this is encoded by the coding sequence ATGAAACCTTACTGTTTACTATTTGTTTCGGCACTACTATTTGCAGCCTGTAAACCCAACTCTGGTATACAAAACCAAACCCCGGTTGCATCAAAAACTATTGATACGGTAATTGTTGACTCGTGGAAGAAGTTTTACGACAGTATAGGCATACAAGGTTGTTTTGTGTTGTACAGCCCAACTGATAGTACCGTTAGGGTTTTTAACCCGGAGAGAGCCGCGACAAGATACACACCGGCATCAACCTTTAAGATTTTCAACTCACTGGTAGCACTGGAAACCGGTGTGATAAAAGATACAAATGAAATTATTAAGTGGGACGGTGAAAAGCGAGGGAATGAAAACTGGAACAAAGACATGAACTTGAAAGAAGCCTTTAGGGTTTCGTGTGTGCCCTGTTACCAAGAGTTGGCCCGAAGAGCAGGGCAGACCCGTATGCAACATTGGCTTGACACTGTAGGCTATGGCAACAAGGTAACAACCCCGAATATTGATGATTTTTGGTTAGAAAAAGGACTAGAAATCAGCCCCTATGAACAAATTGCTTTTTTAGAACGATTGTATAACAATGCTTTGCCGTTTAGTAGCAAAACAATGAACACGGTTAAAGAAGTGATGTTGGTACAAAACGTTCCTTATACAATGCGCGCAAAAACCGGTTGGGGGTTGCGGGTAGAAAACAGCACCGGATGGTATGTAGGCTGGGTAGAGAAAGACGGAAAGCCCTACTTTTTTGCCAACAACATTGAGTTTAGCAAAGACAATCTTGTTCATTCACGAATTGAAATCAGCCTGGCAATACTTCGTGCCGAAGGCATCATAAAATAG
- a CDS encoding diguanylate cyclase, with protein MNKRIKLIFLLLILTLNFSCFEKKSTAKETNKLESATTSKTDTLKFTSGIRAIFQDSKGNYWLGSHNEGVSFYNGKSFEYFTTNEGLSDNQIRSIQEDKNGKIWFGTAKGVSVYDKGKFTNYTTITNEPVFDWNKTNGDLWFYASAEDGINRFDGMNMNYLIFPKPKIPSPDKSYGVTGISKDKDGKVWIATYSALFNYDGKMINVLDNKNLKLKDDEVLHIRSVLADSKGRLWIGNNGIGVLLKKGDSITHFSKEQGKLIPMDEFKANAQSKQFVKNTVLQAVFAIMEDSQGNIWFGDRDSGAWKYDGKTLTNYSIDRKLNSQMIWCIYEDQNKNLLFGMAEGGVYKFNGKSFDKWH; from the coding sequence ATGAACAAAAGAATAAAATTGATTTTCTTACTACTCATATTGACACTGAACTTTTCATGTTTTGAAAAGAAGTCAACAGCAAAAGAAACAAACAAGCTAGAATCGGCAACGACTTCAAAAACCGACACCTTGAAATTTACTTCGGGAATACGTGCTATCTTTCAAGACAGCAAAGGCAATTATTGGCTTGGCAGTCATAATGAAGGCGTAAGCTTTTACAATGGGAAATCTTTTGAATACTTTACAACCAATGAAGGTTTATCCGACAATCAAATCCGTTCAATTCAAGAAGACAAGAATGGGAAAATTTGGTTTGGAACGGCAAAAGGCGTAAGCGTGTACGACAAGGGAAAGTTTACTAATTATACGACAATAACCAACGAGCCAGTATTTGATTGGAATAAAACCAATGGGGATTTATGGTTTTATGCAAGTGCAGAAGATGGAATAAACCGTTTTGACGGAATGAATATGAACTATCTAATTTTCCCAAAACCTAAAATTCCTAGTCCTGATAAATCTTATGGTGTTACGGGTATCTCAAAAGATAAAGACGGTAAAGTTTGGATTGCAACTTATTCAGCATTGTTTAATTACGATGGTAAAATGATAAATGTGCTAGACAATAAAAATCTGAAACTTAAAGACGATGAGGTTTTACACATAAGAAGCGTATTAGCAGATTCAAAAGGTCGACTTTGGATAGGAAACAACGGAATTGGGGTACTACTTAAAAAAGGAGATTCTATAACTCACTTCTCGAAAGAACAAGGGAAACTAATTCCAATGGATGAGTTTAAAGCGAACGCTCAAAGTAAGCAGTTTGTTAAAAACACAGTACTACAAGCTGTTTTTGCCATTATGGAAGATAGTCAAGGAAATATTTGGTTTGGAGATAGAGATTCTGGAGCATGGAAATATGACGGCAAAACACTAACAAACTATAGTATTGACAGAAAATTAAACTCGCAAATGATTTGGTGCATTTACGAAGACCAAAACAAAAACTTACTTTTTGGGATGGCTGAAGGTGGCGTTTATAAATTTAACGGAAAATCGTTTGATAAGTGGCATTAA
- a CDS encoding 3-hydroxybutyryl-CoA dehydrogenase, translated as MKNITVIGSGTMGNGIAHVFAQNNFNVSLVDVNEAALQRATATIGKNLDRQVAKGLITEEQKAATLANITTHTQLSSGAANADLVVEAASENFDIKTSIFKELDKVAPANAILASNTSSISITRIAAVTTRPGKVIGMHFMNPVPVMKLVEVIAGYDTEKEVTNTIMSLSKEIGKIPTLVNDYPGFIANRILMPMINEAIYSLYEGVAGVEEIDTVMKLGMAHPMGPLQLADFIGLDVCKAILEVMYEGFGNPKYAPCPLLVNMVTAKNLGVKSGRGFYDYSHGGKELVVAPRFAVNQTQTA; from the coding sequence ATGAAAAATATTACCGTAATAGGTTCGGGCACAATGGGCAATGGTATTGCACACGTTTTTGCCCAAAACAACTTTAATGTATCACTTGTAGATGTTAACGAAGCTGCATTGCAACGTGCAACTGCAACTATAGGCAAGAATCTTGACAGGCAGGTTGCCAAAGGCTTGATAACTGAAGAACAAAAAGCTGCAACATTAGCCAATATAACCACGCATACCCAACTTTCATCAGGTGCAGCCAATGCTGATTTGGTAGTTGAGGCTGCTTCTGAAAACTTTGATATCAAAACGTCAATCTTTAAAGAGCTAGATAAAGTAGCCCCTGCAAATGCTATTCTTGCCAGCAATACATCTTCAATTTCAATTACCCGTATAGCAGCCGTTACCACCCGCCCCGGTAAAGTAATCGGTATGCACTTTATGAATCCGGTACCTGTGATGAAGCTTGTTGAAGTAATAGCAGGTTACGATACTGAAAAAGAAGTTACCAATACCATTATGTCTCTATCAAAAGAGATTGGTAAAATACCTACGTTGGTAAACGACTATCCCGGGTTTATTGCAAACCGTATTTTGATGCCGATGATAAACGAGGCTATCTATTCATTATATGAAGGTGTTGCAGGGGTTGAAGAGATAGACACTGTAATGAAACTGGGTATGGCACATCCAATGGGACCATTGCAGTTGGCTGATTTTATTGGTTTGGATGTTTGCAAAGCAATACTTGAGGTAATGTACGAAGGTTTTGGAAATCCTAAATATGCACCTTGCCCATTGTTGGTGAACATGGTAACAGCTAAGAACCTTGGCGTAAAATCGGGTCGCGGCTTTTATGATTACAGCCACGGAGGTAAAGAGTTGGTCGTAGCACCTCGTTTTGCTGTAAACCAAACACAAACAGCTTAA
- the gyrA gene encoding DNA gyrase subunit A — MAEENNLNDELGEKIIPINIEDEMKTAYIDYSMSVIVSRALPDVRDGLKPVHRRVLYGMTELGLGSGRPYKKSARIVGEVLGKYHPHGDGSVYDAMVRMAQPWSMRYMLVDGQGNFGSIDGDPPAAMRYTEARLRKLAEEMMTDIDKNTVDFTPNFDDSLEEPSVMPAKIPNLLVNGASGIAVGMATNMAPHNLTEAINATIAYIDNRDIEISELMTHIKGPDFPTGGTIYGMNGIKDAFETGRGRIVIRGKAHFDTTRTGKDQIVITEIPFMTQPNQLIVKAVDLVNEKVIEGISDVRDESDRDGLRIVFDLKKDAIPNIILNQLYKYTQLQSSFSVNNIALVKGRPMLLNLKDLIKHYVEHRHEVVVRRTQYELDEARKRAHILEGLLIALDHLDEVIALIRGSKTPDEAREGLMEKFQLSEIQSRAILDMRLQRLTGLERDKIREEYAEIMKLIDYLNSILADEGLRMQIIKDELTEMRDKYGDERRTDIVPASDDISIEDMIPNEQVVLTISHMGYIKRTVLTEFRVQNRGGRGNKGAANRDEDFIEHLFVATTHNYMLFFTEKGKCYWLKVYEIPEAGRAAKGRAIQNLINIEPDDKVKAFITVENLKDEEYLQNNFIIMCTQKGIIKKTTLEAYSRPRQNGINAITVREGDILLEALLTDGKSEIIMAKHSGKAIRFNESLVRPMGRTASGVTGVKLENANDEVIGMISVNPTNTDTTIMVVSEKGYGKRTDLEDYRITGRGGKGVKTLNITEKTGNLIGIKDVTDENDLMIILKSGMAIRMHVADLRVMGRATQGVRLIKMSDKDEIASIAKVERDEDEEELNGEEGMNGENSTPTDNTDNTENTPE, encoded by the coding sequence ATGGCAGAGGAGAACAACCTGAACGACGAGTTGGGAGAAAAAATAATCCCCATTAACATTGAAGATGAAATGAAGACCGCATACATCGATTATTCGATGTCGGTAATTGTTTCACGCGCACTACCTGATGTGCGCGACGGTTTAAAGCCCGTACACCGCAGGGTATTGTACGGTATGACCGAGCTTGGCTTAGGTAGTGGCCGTCCGTATAAAAAATCAGCACGTATAGTAGGAGAGGTATTGGGTAAGTATCACCCGCACGGAGACGGTAGCGTTTACGATGCAATGGTGCGTATGGCCCAGCCTTGGAGCATGCGCTATATGTTGGTTGACGGACAGGGTAACTTTGGTTCTATTGACGGTGACCCACCGGCAGCAATGCGTTATACCGAAGCGCGTTTGAGAAAACTGGCAGAGGAAATGATGACGGATATTGATAAAAATACCGTTGACTTTACTCCCAACTTTGACGACTCTTTGGAAGAGCCATCAGTGATGCCCGCTAAAATCCCTAACCTTTTGGTGAACGGTGCAAGCGGTATTGCAGTAGGTATGGCCACAAACATGGCTCCTCACAACCTTACTGAGGCTATTAATGCTACTATAGCTTACATAGATAACCGCGACATTGAGATAAGCGAACTGATGACCCATATTAAAGGTCCCGATTTTCCAACCGGGGGTACTATATATGGTATGAACGGTATTAAAGATGCCTTTGAAACAGGTCGCGGACGTATTGTTATCCGTGGTAAAGCCCACTTTGATACTACCAGAACCGGTAAAGACCAGATTGTAATTACAGAAATACCTTTTATGACCCAACCCAACCAGCTTATTGTAAAAGCGGTGGATTTGGTAAATGAAAAGGTAATAGAAGGCATATCGGATGTAAGGGATGAGAGTGACCGTGACGGTTTGCGCATCGTTTTTGACTTAAAAAAAGATGCTATTCCTAATATCATCCTAAACCAACTTTATAAATACACACAACTTCAAAGCTCATTTAGCGTAAACAACATTGCCCTTGTAAAAGGTCGCCCGATGTTGCTGAACCTGAAAGACCTTATTAAGCATTACGTTGAACACCGCCACGAGGTAGTTGTTCGTCGTACTCAGTATGAGTTGGATGAAGCAAGAAAACGTGCCCATATTTTAGAAGGCTTGTTGATTGCTCTTGACCACTTGGACGAGGTAATTGCGTTGATTCGCGGTTCTAAAACGCCCGATGAAGCCCGTGAGGGATTGATGGAAAAATTCCAGTTGAGCGAAATACAATCGCGTGCCATTTTGGATATGCGTTTGCAACGTTTGACAGGTCTTGAGCGTGATAAAATACGCGAAGAATATGCTGAAATAATGAAGTTGATTGATTATTTAAACAGCATATTGGCCGATGAAGGTTTGCGTATGCAAATCATTAAAGATGAATTGACTGAAATGCGCGATAAGTATGGCGATGAACGCCGTACAGATATTGTACCCGCATCTGATGATATAAGCATTGAAGATATGATACCTAATGAGCAGGTGGTACTAACCATTAGCCACATGGGTTACATTAAACGTACAGTGCTTACTGAGTTTAGGGTACAAAACAGGGGAGGGCGCGGTAATAAAGGCGCTGCCAACCGCGACGAGGATTTCATTGAGCATTTGTTTGTAGCAACTACGCACAACTATATGTTGTTCTTCACCGAAAAAGGTAAGTGCTACTGGCTGAAAGTGTATGAAATACCCGAAGCAGGCCGTGCTGCAAAAGGCCGTGCAATACAAAACCTTATTAACATTGAACCCGATGATAAGGTAAAAGCCTTTATAACGGTAGAGAACCTGAAAGATGAAGAGTATTTGCAAAACAACTTCATCATCATGTGCACCCAAAAAGGTATTATCAAAAAAACCACCCTTGAGGCATATTCACGCCCACGCCAAAACGGTATTAACGCTATTACCGTTAGAGAAGGAGATATACTGCTTGAAGCCCTGTTGACTGATGGTAAATCAGAGATAATTATGGCTAAACACAGCGGTAAGGCAATCCGTTTCAACGAGAGTCTTGTGCGCCCTATGGGTCGTACTGCCAGCGGTGTTACCGGTGTGAAACTTGAGAACGCCAACGATGAAGTGATTGGCATGATAAGTGTAAATCCTACTAATACAGACACTACAATAATGGTGGTATCTGAAAAAGGTTACGGAAAACGTACCGACTTAGAGGATTACCGTATTACAGGAAGGGGGGGAAAGGGTGTAAAAACTCTTAACATCACTGAAAAAACAGGCAACCTTATCGGTATAAAAGACGTTACTGATGAAAACGACTTAATGATTATTCTAAAATCGGGCATGGCAATTCGTATGCACGTTGCAGATTTAAGGGTAATGGGCCGCGCCACACAAGGGGTGAGGTTGATTAAGATGAGTGATAAAGACGAAATTGCTTCGATAGCCAAAGTAGAAAGGGATGAGGACGAAGAAGAATTGAACGGCGAAGAAGGAATGAACGGAGAAAATAGTACACCAACCGATAATACAGATAACACTGAAAATACCCCCGAATAG
- a CDS encoding MerR family transcriptional regulator — MERYSVKQLSKMAGVSVRTLHHYDELGLLTPKERTDAGYRVYGQKELIRLQQILFYKELDFPLRDVKELLDDPTFDYLTALQGHRKAIMERKTRLDILLTTIDKTILTLKGEQTMRTNEELYAGFTKEQAESMRLEAMDKYGKETVETSENNLRKLSKEQLKALKAEGEEIALSIAKLMHLTPNEDAVQQQIDRHYEHILQMWGGAVAKENIPQAYKGLAALYVEDSRFYAGIAEGFNQFLSDAISYYADTRLA; from the coding sequence ATGGAACGGTACTCGGTTAAACAACTTTCAAAAATGGCAGGGGTAAGTGTGCGCACGCTTCACCACTACGATGAATTGGGACTTCTTACGCCCAAAGAACGTACCGACGCGGGGTACAGGGTTTACGGGCAAAAAGAGTTGATACGGTTGCAACAGATACTCTTTTATAAGGAGCTTGATTTTCCGTTGCGGGATGTAAAGGAGTTATTAGACGATCCAACGTTTGATTACCTGACGGCATTGCAAGGCCACCGCAAAGCTATTATGGAACGAAAGACCCGACTGGACATTTTGTTGACCACCATTGACAAAACCATTTTAACATTAAAAGGAGAACAAACTATGAGGACAAATGAGGAGCTATATGCAGGCTTTACCAAAGAACAGGCTGAAAGTATGAGATTGGAGGCTATGGATAAATACGGGAAAGAAACCGTTGAGACCTCGGAAAATAACCTGCGTAAATTGAGTAAAGAGCAGTTGAAAGCACTAAAAGCGGAAGGCGAAGAGATTGCATTGTCAATTGCAAAGTTGATGCACCTTACCCCCAATGAAGATGCCGTGCAACAGCAAATAGACCGACACTACGAACACATTTTGCAAATGTGGGGCGGAGCTGTTGCTAAAGAAAACATACCACAAGCATATAAAGGTCTTGCCGCATTGTATGTTGAAGATAGCAGGTTTTACGCAGGGATTGCCGAGGGTTTTAACCAATTCTTAAGTGATGCAATCAGTTACTATGCTGATACCAGACTTGCATAA